From one Thalassobaculum sp. OXR-137 genomic stretch:
- a CDS encoding SDR family NAD(P)-dependent oxidoreductase: MDLKGKGALVTGSGSGLGAATARALAARGAKVALLDVNLDAAKALADEIGGLALSCDVSDAASAEAAVARAGEAHGAPVLLVNCAGIAPAKRIVGRDGPMALADFKKVIDVNLVGSFNLIRLAGAAMAGNEPDGDGQRGVIVSTASVAAFEGQIGQSAYAASKGGVHSLTLVAAREFARTGIRVCAIAPGIFGTPMVLGMPQEVQDSLAAQIPFPSRLGKPEEFARLVESIVDNPMLNGETIRLDGAIRMGAK; this comes from the coding sequence ATGGATCTCAAGGGCAAGGGCGCGTTGGTGACGGGCAGCGGCAGCGGGCTGGGAGCGGCGACCGCACGGGCGCTGGCGGCGCGCGGGGCGAAGGTGGCGCTGCTCGACGTGAACCTCGACGCGGCCAAGGCGCTGGCCGACGAGATCGGCGGCCTGGCGCTGTCCTGCGACGTCTCCGACGCGGCCTCGGCCGAAGCGGCGGTGGCCCGGGCGGGCGAGGCCCATGGCGCGCCGGTGTTGCTGGTGAACTGCGCGGGCATCGCCCCTGCCAAGCGCATCGTCGGCCGCGACGGGCCGATGGCTTTGGCCGATTTCAAAAAGGTGATCGACGTCAACCTGGTCGGCAGCTTCAACCTGATCCGCCTCGCCGGTGCCGCCATGGCCGGGAACGAGCCGGATGGCGACGGCCAGCGCGGCGTCATCGTTTCGACCGCCAGCGTGGCCGCTTTCGAGGGTCAGATCGGCCAGTCGGCCTATGCGGCGTCCAAGGGCGGGGTGCATTCCCTGACCCTGGTGGCGGCCCGCGAGTTCGCCCGGACCGGCATCCGGGTCTGCGCCATCGCGCCGGGGATCTTCGGCACCCCGATGGTGCTCGGCATGCCCCAGGAGGTCCAGGACAGCCTCGCCGCCCAGATCCCTTTCCCCTCGCGCCTCGGCAAGCCGGAGGAATTCGCCCGGCTGGTGGAGAGCATCGTCGACAACCCGATGCTCAACGGCGAGACCATCCGGCTCGACGGTGCCATCCGCATGGGTGCGAAGTAG
- a CDS encoding metallopeptidase family protein → MCAQKARPGILAPTIDQMAALAEDALSNVPQELLKPLSGLAILVEDFPDDEICEAMDLETPFDLLGLYQGVPLNHRSTGETPADLDRVFLYRRSILDYWIESGDDLYSVVRHVLIHEIGHHYGYSDSEMEELERLADEEETNAPAGRA, encoded by the coding sequence ATGTGCGCACAGAAAGCCCGTCCCGGAATCCTCGCCCCCACCATCGACCAGATGGCGGCACTGGCGGAGGACGCCCTGTCGAACGTTCCCCAGGAGCTGTTGAAGCCGCTCTCGGGTCTCGCGATCCTGGTCGAGGATTTCCCCGACGACGAGATCTGCGAGGCCATGGACCTGGAGACGCCGTTCGACCTGCTCGGCCTGTACCAGGGAGTGCCGCTGAACCACCGGTCGACCGGCGAGACGCCGGCGGATCTGGACCGGGTGTTCCTGTATCGGCGGTCCATCCTCGACTACTGGATCGAGAGCGGCGACGACCTCTATTCCGTGGTCCGTCACGTGCTGATCCACGAGATCGGGCACCACTACGGCTACAGCGACAGCGAGATGGAAGAGCTGGAACGGCTGGCCGACGAGGAAGAGACGAACGCGCCGGCGGGCCGGGCTTAG
- a CDS encoding elongation factor G → MASNPNGNAGATDSGRHGGGAPRCAAILGPYQSGKTSLFEALLHATGTVDRKGTVKDGNTVGDTAPEARERGASTELSIGHGTYLGDTWSFIDTPGGIEFTLDSRHACMIADVAIVVVEPETAKAAAAGPILKFLDDHGIPHVVLVNKMDQASESVRDILAALQGFSARPLALRQVPIRDGDKVTGYVDLVSERAYRYREGEPSALIELPGSVADREAEARNALLETLADFDDHLLEQLLEEMDPDRQEVYAHLAETLSADQLVPVLLAAGEHDHGVQRLLKLLRHETPDHTSTVARRGLGEGEAPMAQVFKTVHAPHMGKLSHVRVWRGTVKDGDTLNGVKVSGIYAATGGKLDKRPSADPGDVVALGRMDPIQTGDVLTPGGGIPDGGLGWPEVPQPVFARAMTVSERNDEVKLSGALAKLSEEDPSLLVRQDQELGELTLWGQGDTHLRVTADRLKSRFKLDVTLSEPSVAYRESIRSRVEEHARHKKQSGGHGQFADIRITVEPTARGTGFAFAEKVVGGSVPKNYIPAVEEGCREGCRRGPLGFPVVDVKVTLTDGQHHSVDSSDMAFKIAARSGLQDALAKAGPVLLEPIHQVTISVPSEATSKVHGILSSRRGQILGFDTKEGWPGWDAVTAYLPEAEMHDLILDLRAQSQGLAFFAWSFDHLQELTGRLADRVVEHHDAAVG, encoded by the coding sequence ATGGCCTCCAATCCCAATGGCAACGCCGGAGCGACAGACAGCGGCAGACACGGCGGCGGCGCGCCCCGCTGCGCCGCGATCCTCGGTCCCTACCAATCCGGCAAGACCAGCCTCTTCGAAGCCCTGCTCCATGCCACCGGAACGGTGGACCGCAAGGGCACCGTCAAGGACGGCAACACCGTCGGCGATACCGCCCCCGAAGCGCGGGAGCGCGGGGCGAGCACCGAGCTGTCGATCGGGCACGGCACCTATCTCGGCGACACCTGGAGCTTCATCGACACGCCCGGCGGCATCGAGTTCACTCTGGACTCCCGCCACGCCTGCATGATCGCCGATGTCGCCATCGTGGTGGTGGAGCCTGAAACGGCCAAGGCCGCCGCCGCCGGCCCGATCCTCAAGTTCCTCGACGATCACGGCATCCCCCATGTGGTGCTGGTCAACAAGATGGATCAGGCCTCCGAGAGCGTGCGCGACATCCTCGCCGCCCTGCAGGGCTTCTCGGCCCGTCCCCTGGCCCTGCGCCAGGTGCCGATCCGAGACGGCGACAAAGTGACCGGCTATGTCGATCTGGTGAGCGAACGCGCCTACCGCTATCGCGAGGGAGAGCCGTCGGCCCTGATCGAGCTGCCAGGCTCGGTGGCCGACCGCGAGGCGGAAGCCCGCAACGCGTTGCTGGAGACGCTGGCGGACTTCGACGACCATCTGCTGGAGCAGCTTCTGGAGGAGATGGATCCGGACCGGCAGGAGGTCTACGCCCATCTGGCAGAGACCCTCAGCGCCGACCAGCTGGTACCGGTTCTGCTGGCGGCCGGCGAACACGATCACGGCGTGCAGCGCCTGCTGAAGCTGCTGCGCCACGAGACGCCGGACCACACATCCACGGTCGCCAGACGCGGCCTGGGCGAGGGCGAAGCGCCCATGGCTCAGGTGTTCAAGACGGTCCACGCCCCGCATATGGGTAAGCTGTCCCATGTCCGGGTCTGGCGCGGCACGGTGAAGGACGGGGACACCCTGAACGGGGTCAAGGTATCGGGCATCTACGCCGCCACCGGCGGCAAGCTGGACAAGCGCCCGTCGGCCGATCCGGGCGACGTCGTCGCGCTCGGCCGCATGGATCCGATCCAGACGGGGGACGTCCTGACACCGGGCGGCGGCATCCCGGATGGCGGCCTCGGCTGGCCGGAAGTGCCGCAGCCGGTCTTTGCCCGCGCCATGACCGTGTCGGAACGAAATGACGAGGTGAAGCTGTCCGGCGCCCTGGCCAAGCTGTCGGAGGAAGATCCCTCCCTGCTGGTGCGCCAGGACCAGGAACTGGGCGAACTCACGCTCTGGGGTCAGGGAGACACCCATCTGCGGGTGACCGCCGACCGGCTGAAGTCGCGCTTCAAGCTCGACGTCACCCTGAGCGAGCCGTCAGTCGCCTATCGCGAGAGCATCCGCAGCCGGGTGGAGGAACACGCTCGTCACAAGAAGCAGTCGGGCGGCCACGGCCAGTTCGCCGATATCCGCATCACCGTGGAGCCCACCGCCCGCGGGACGGGCTTCGCCTTCGCCGAAAAGGTGGTCGGCGGATCGGTGCCGAAGAACTACATCCCGGCCGTGGAGGAAGGCTGCCGCGAGGGTTGCCGGCGGGGGCCGCTGGGCTTCCCGGTGGTCGACGTGAAGGTGACCCTGACCGACGGCCAGCACCATTCGGTCGACAGCTCCGACATGGCCTTCAAGATCGCCGCCCGGTCGGGTCTGCAGGATGCGCTGGCCAAGGCCGGACCCGTGCTGCTGGAGCCGATCCATCAGGTCACCATCTCCGTGCCGTCGGAGGCGACCAGCAAGGTCCACGGCATCCTGTCGTCGCGGCGCGGCCAGATTCTCGGCTTCGACACCAAGGAGGGCTGGCCCGGCTGGGATGCGGTGACGGCCTACCTGCCGGAGGCGGAGATGCACGACCTGATCCTGGACCTGCGCGCGCAGAGCCAGGGGCTCGCCTTCTTCGCCTGGAGCTTCGACCACCTGCAGGAACTGACCGGGCGGCTCGCCGACCGGGTGGTGGAGCATCACGACGCGGCGGTGGGATAG
- a CDS encoding adenylate/guanylate cyclase domain-containing protein, whose product MKSHTIVWEFDHPPEVIWPLLADTGRFNEAAGLPKHQIRQVEQPDGSVRFFAEANVGPFALAWEEIPVEWVTDRWFRHERRFSRGPLAVLVATAELEKTNGGCRCLYRMEVEPANLIGRVMLATRFFSASEKTFNRLVDEVRRFAAGKGDQVFMSKRVVLDAERSQRLERIVADINASPNGHGLGTRLADFILDAQEMDLMRIRPRRLARQWRADPLAVTELCLEAVRDGLLESRWDLLCPRCRGAQLSVSSLDRVPASAHCDSCNISYDRDFSRNVELSFQPAPAIRPVQDGEFCLFGPMSMPHVILQVALDPGESRTVPAGLAPGAYRYRTLETGGQCDVEIDGPAPTLVVDGAQVTAQAPSPAGMLVLRNEGDVRRTLVVESRAWVADALTAHEVTTLQAFRDLFSNAVLHPGDQVSIAQIALMFTDLQGSTALYERIGDANAYQLVREHFAYLGRIVRGHRGAIVKTIGDAVMAAFAEPADAVRAALAVQEGTAAFNAALSERTGAAAPISIKIGVHAGPSIAVTLNDRLDYFGSMVNLAARIQGLAAGGDVVVSGQLAADPSVMLLVTQGRRERALVRGLSEPVDVVRLSYDRVTKEEEDGG is encoded by the coding sequence GTGAAGAGCCACACCATCGTGTGGGAGTTCGATCACCCGCCCGAGGTGATCTGGCCGCTGCTTGCCGACACCGGCCGATTCAACGAGGCGGCGGGACTGCCGAAACATCAGATCCGCCAGGTCGAACAACCCGACGGTTCCGTCCGGTTCTTCGCCGAGGCCAATGTCGGTCCGTTCGCCCTGGCCTGGGAGGAGATCCCGGTCGAATGGGTCACCGACCGCTGGTTCCGGCACGAACGGCGGTTCTCCCGCGGCCCCCTGGCCGTGCTGGTTGCCACCGCCGAGCTGGAGAAGACCAACGGCGGATGCCGCTGCCTCTACCGCATGGAGGTGGAGCCGGCGAACCTGATCGGACGGGTGATGTTGGCGACCCGGTTCTTCTCGGCATCCGAAAAGACCTTCAACCGGCTGGTGGACGAGGTCCGCCGGTTCGCGGCGGGCAAGGGCGATCAGGTCTTCATGTCGAAGCGGGTGGTGCTGGACGCCGAGCGCAGCCAGCGCCTCGAGCGTATCGTCGCCGACATCAACGCCAGCCCGAACGGCCATGGCCTGGGGACCCGGCTGGCGGATTTCATTCTCGACGCACAGGAAATGGACCTGATGCGCATCCGGCCCCGGCGTCTCGCCCGGCAGTGGCGGGCCGATCCCCTGGCGGTAACCGAACTCTGCCTGGAGGCGGTGCGAGACGGCCTACTGGAATCGCGCTGGGACCTGCTGTGCCCGCGCTGCCGCGGCGCCCAGCTGTCGGTTTCCTCGCTAGACCGGGTGCCGGCGAGCGCCCATTGCGACTCCTGCAACATCAGCTACGACCGCGACTTCTCCCGGAACGTGGAACTGAGCTTCCAGCCGGCCCCTGCCATCCGGCCGGTGCAGGACGGAGAGTTCTGCCTGTTCGGCCCGATGTCGATGCCGCATGTGATCCTGCAGGTCGCGCTGGATCCGGGTGAGAGCCGGACGGTGCCGGCGGGGCTGGCGCCGGGCGCCTACCGCTACCGCACCCTGGAGACCGGCGGCCAGTGCGACGTCGAGATCGACGGGCCGGCACCGACATTGGTCGTGGACGGCGCCCAGGTGACGGCCCAAGCGCCGTCGCCGGCGGGGATGCTGGTGCTGCGGAACGAGGGCGACGTCCGACGGACGCTGGTGGTGGAGTCGCGCGCCTGGGTCGCCGATGCGTTGACGGCGCACGAGGTCACCACCCTGCAGGCGTTCCGCGACCTGTTCTCCAACGCGGTCCTGCATCCGGGCGACCAGGTCTCCATCGCCCAGATCGCGCTCATGTTCACCGACCTGCAGGGCTCCACGGCCCTCTACGAGAGGATCGGCGACGCCAACGCCTACCAGCTCGTGCGCGAGCATTTCGCCTATCTCGGCCGGATCGTGCGCGGCCATCGCGGGGCGATCGTGAAGACCATCGGCGACGCTGTGATGGCCGCCTTCGCCGAGCCGGCGGACGCGGTGCGCGCCGCCCTCGCGGTGCAGGAAGGCACGGCGGCGTTCAACGCGGCGCTGAGCGAGCGGACCGGTGCCGCGGCGCCGATCTCCATCAAGATCGGCGTTCATGCCGGGCCGAGCATTGCTGTCACGCTGAATGACCGGCTGGACTATTTCGGCTCCATGGTCAATCTGGCAGCCCGAATCCAGGGCTTGGCCGCCGGCGGCGACGTGGTGGTGAGCGGCCAGCTCGCCGCCGATCCCTCCGTGATGCTGCTGGTGACGCAAGGTCGCCGTGAGCGGGCGCTGGTCCGGGGCCTGAGCGAGCCGGTCGATGTCGTCCGGCTCTCCTATGACCGAGTGACGAAAGAGGAAGAAGATGGCGGATAA
- a CDS encoding D-2-hydroxyacid dehydrogenase, producing MADKPLMLLWTDGAPIYVEALAAAGLGDRLRLEGIDRADAPSEAQKAEAEMVLAWGAPAGLLAEMPKLRWVQTTTAGVEAWLSRPDLSDGLLLTAAKGVHRVQMPENILAALFHATKPIAAAALDQQASKWTRRVAVPLAGKTLGILGLGTIGAELARKAAALELRVVGVRRTPGEVAHVETVYAPQDTDRMLAEADFVLNLLPVTPDTLSFMNAERFAAMRPGAWFLNFGRGATVVDADLIAAVTGGTIAGAVLDVFRQEPLPADDPFWTTPGISVWPHVGGLHPDRDAIVAELVVENTARYLDGRPLLHQVDRNRGY from the coding sequence ATGGCGGATAAGCCGCTGATGCTGCTGTGGACCGATGGCGCGCCGATCTATGTGGAGGCGCTCGCCGCCGCGGGACTGGGCGACCGGCTGCGGCTGGAAGGGATCGACCGGGCGGACGCGCCGAGCGAGGCGCAGAAGGCTGAGGCCGAGATGGTGCTCGCCTGGGGTGCGCCGGCGGGGCTGCTGGCCGAGATGCCGAAGCTGCGCTGGGTGCAGACCACCACGGCGGGTGTGGAAGCCTGGCTGTCGCGGCCGGACCTGTCCGACGGTCTGCTGCTGACCGCGGCCAAGGGCGTGCACCGGGTGCAGATGCCGGAGAACATCCTGGCCGCCCTGTTCCACGCCACCAAGCCGATCGCCGCCGCCGCCCTCGACCAGCAGGCGTCCAAGTGGACCCGCCGGGTCGCTGTGCCGTTGGCCGGCAAGACGCTGGGGATTCTCGGCCTGGGCACGATCGGCGCCGAGCTCGCCCGCAAGGCCGCCGCGCTGGAGCTGCGGGTGGTCGGCGTGCGCCGGACGCCGGGCGAGGTCGCCCATGTGGAGACGGTCTATGCGCCGCAGGACACCGACCGGATGCTGGCGGAGGCCGATTTCGTCCTGAACCTGCTGCCGGTGACCCCCGATACCCTGTCCTTCATGAACGCCGAGCGTTTTGCGGCTATGCGGCCGGGCGCCTGGTTCCTGAATTTCGGGCGCGGGGCGACGGTGGTCGACGCCGATCTGATCGCCGCGGTGACCGGCGGGACCATCGCCGGGGCGGTGCTGGACGTCTTCCGGCAGGAGCCGCTGCCGGCAGACGATCCGTTCTGGACGACGCCGGGGATCAGCGTCTGGCCGCATGTGGGCGGGCTGCACCCGGACCGCGACGCCATCGTCGCCGAACTGGTGGTGGAGAACACCGCCCGCTACCTGGATGGCCGGCCGCTGCTGCATCAGGTGGATCGGAACCGGGGGTATTGA
- a CDS encoding 3-hydroxybutyrate dehydrogenase has protein sequence MSLKGKSAVVTGSTSGIGLGIARALAAEGADIMLNGFGDAQEIEEIRAGLETEFGIKAAFDGADLTKGDQAKNLVAEAEKAFGKVDILVNNAGIQTVAPVDEFPEDRWELIVSLNLSSNFYTTKAALPGMKKRGWGRIINIASAHGLVASPYKAAYVAAKHGVVGFTKVVALETAEQGITCNAICPGFVKTPLVEGQIGEQAKANHMTEEEVVRNVILASQPTKKFVEVDDLGALAVFLAGDNAGSITGAALQVDGGWVAR, from the coding sequence ATGAGCCTCAAAGGCAAATCCGCCGTCGTCACCGGTTCGACCAGCGGCATCGGTCTCGGCATCGCCAGGGCGCTGGCGGCCGAGGGGGCCGACATCATGCTCAACGGCTTCGGCGACGCGCAGGAGATCGAGGAGATCCGGGCCGGCCTCGAGACGGAGTTCGGGATCAAGGCCGCCTTCGACGGCGCCGATCTGACCAAGGGCGATCAGGCCAAGAACCTCGTCGCCGAGGCGGAAAAGGCGTTCGGCAAGGTGGACATCCTGGTCAACAACGCCGGGATCCAGACGGTGGCGCCGGTCGACGAGTTCCCGGAAGACCGCTGGGAACTGATCGTCTCGCTCAACCTGTCCTCCAACTTCTACACCACCAAGGCAGCACTGCCGGGCATGAAGAAGCGCGGCTGGGGCCGGATCATCAACATCGCCTCGGCCCACGGGCTGGTGGCCTCGCCGTACAAGGCCGCCTACGTCGCGGCCAAGCACGGCGTCGTCGGCTTCACCAAGGTTGTGGCGCTGGAGACGGCCGAGCAGGGCATCACCTGCAACGCCATCTGCCCGGGATTTGTGAAGACCCCGCTGGTCGAAGGCCAGATCGGCGAGCAGGCCAAGGCCAATCACATGACCGAGGAAGAGGTCGTGCGGAACGTCATCCTGGCCAGTCAGCCGACCAAGAAGTTCGTCGAGGTCGACGATCTCGGCGCCTTGGCGGTGTTCCTGGCCGGCGACAATGCCGGCTCGATCACCGGCGCCGCCCTCCAGGTCGACGGCGGCTGGGTCGCTCGCTGA
- a CDS encoding patatin-like phospholipase family protein, whose product MAGRRQGPKHGSDVANDPVRKRAEVPEHVRKEAEAAVEPKHARSKAGPEIKRINLALQGGGSHGAFTWGVLDGLLADPRVAFDSISGTSAGAMNAVVMAAGMAENGAQGARDKLDAFWNAIAKAGRFSPIQRTWMDRVMGNWRVDSSPGFVALDFLSRYLSPYQTNPMGLNPLRDVLEDLVDIDGIVARSGLNLYLSATNVRSGKIRVFDNTELSIDAVMASACLPTMYKAVEIDGEAYYDGGYMGNPALYPLIYNSACRDIVIVQINPLYRDSVPTDAREIMDRVNEISFNSTLMREMRAIHFVNRLIAAGKLDPEAYRVTRIHMIEATEEMQDMHASSKLNAERAFLHHLRDIGRTVAQTWLEESFGCVGEQSSIDVRETFL is encoded by the coding sequence ATGGCCGGCCGCCGCCAGGGACCGAAGCACGGATCGGACGTGGCCAACGATCCGGTCCGCAAACGGGCCGAGGTTCCCGAGCATGTCCGCAAGGAGGCCGAGGCGGCGGTCGAGCCCAAACACGCGCGGTCGAAGGCGGGCCCGGAGATCAAGCGGATCAACCTCGCGCTCCAGGGCGGCGGCTCCCACGGGGCCTTCACCTGGGGCGTGCTGGACGGGTTGCTGGCCGATCCCCGGGTCGCGTTCGATTCGATTTCCGGGACCAGCGCCGGGGCGATGAACGCGGTGGTGATGGCCGCCGGCATGGCGGAGAACGGGGCTCAGGGCGCCCGCGACAAGCTCGACGCCTTCTGGAACGCCATCGCCAAGGCCGGACGCTTCAGCCCGATCCAGCGCACCTGGATGGACCGGGTGATGGGCAACTGGCGGGTGGACAGCTCGCCCGGCTTCGTCGCGCTGGATTTCCTCAGCCGCTATCTGTCGCCCTATCAGACGAACCCGATGGGCCTCAATCCGCTGCGCGACGTGCTGGAGGACCTGGTCGATATCGATGGCATCGTCGCCCGCAGCGGGCTGAACCTGTACCTCAGCGCGACCAATGTGCGCTCGGGAAAGATCCGGGTATTCGACAACACGGAACTGTCGATCGACGCGGTCATGGCCTCGGCCTGCCTGCCGACCATGTACAAGGCCGTGGAGATCGACGGCGAGGCCTATTACGACGGCGGCTATATGGGCAACCCGGCTCTCTATCCGCTGATTTACAACTCCGCCTGCCGCGACATCGTCATCGTGCAGATCAACCCGCTGTACCGCGACTCCGTGCCGACCGACGCGCGGGAGATCATGGATCGGGTGAACGAGATTTCCTTCAACTCGACGCTGATGCGCGAGATGCGGGCCATCCACTTCGTGAACCGTCTGATCGCCGCCGGCAAGCTGGACCCGGAGGCCTACCGGGTGACCCGCATCCACATGATCGAGGCGACGGAGGAGATGCAGGACATGCATGCCTCCTCGAAGCTCAATGCCGAGCGGGCGTTCCTCCATCACCTGCGCGACATCGGCCGAACGGTGGCGCAGACCTGGTTGGAGGAGAGCTTCGGCTGCGTCGGCGAACAGTCGTCGATCGATGTCCGGGAGACGTTCCTGTAA
- a CDS encoding 4a-hydroxytetrahydrobiopterin dehydratase, with protein sequence MADKLSADDRSAHLASMSGWAEGDDGKSIRKTFKFDGFEAAWGFMTRVAIKAQTLDHHPDWSNAYSTVEVSLSTHDAGGVTDLDIELAKYMDTAASNTGGK encoded by the coding sequence ATGGCCGACAAACTCAGCGCCGACGACCGCAGCGCCCACCTCGCCTCCATGAGCGGCTGGGCAGAGGGAGACGACGGCAAATCCATTCGCAAGACCTTCAAATTCGACGGCTTCGAGGCCGCCTGGGGCTTCATGACCCGCGTGGCGATCAAGGCCCAGACGCTGGACCACCACCCGGACTGGTCCAACGCCTACAGCACGGTGGAGGTGTCCCTGAGCACCCATGACGCCGGCGGGGTCACGGATCTCGACATCGAGCTGGCGAAGTACATGGACACGGCGGCGTCGAATACCGGGGGGAAGTAG
- a CDS encoding FkbM family methyltransferase: MDDRIYLSKKKGSGDIQYYLKKISELSGCNLSISVAPGENSRLYVQNSDGISAPLFLPFGGAISGEFLVDGEYEVVSMELLSRIVRNVLGQFVFVDIGANIGLISRQVAKLNPAEIYCYEANPSVFSYLKRNMDLSTPVIHLNNEAVWKSSEEKEFIDTVDIDGYGSLNHEYFQKSLRLKKDLIHFTKTTLDISEECSKWKQKNLPIVYKSDIQGADLDLLLHIKNEKLFHISCGLIEISNNEFGLLFGELMEFFTKTHRSVVIAPDGIIYKMTEHSKIENIIEKNYNYVDIFFIRDFENSGWYHSRPIL; this comes from the coding sequence ATGGACGACCGAATTTATCTCAGCAAAAAGAAAGGTTCGGGGGATATTCAGTATTATTTAAAAAAAATTAGCGAACTATCTGGATGCAACCTTAGCATTTCAGTTGCACCAGGAGAAAATAGCCGACTTTATGTACAGAATAGCGATGGCATTTCCGCTCCTTTATTTCTTCCCTTCGGGGGAGCTATCAGCGGCGAATTCCTAGTCGATGGGGAATATGAAGTCGTGTCGATGGAATTGCTTTCACGGATTGTCAGAAATGTCCTTGGCCAATTTGTTTTTGTTGATATTGGAGCAAACATTGGACTGATATCCCGTCAGGTAGCAAAACTCAACCCGGCCGAGATATATTGTTATGAAGCAAACCCATCGGTATTTTCATACCTTAAGAGAAATATGGATTTATCTACTCCAGTAATACACCTGAATAATGAGGCAGTTTGGAAATCCTCCGAAGAAAAGGAATTCATCGACACAGTTGATATCGACGGATATGGGTCTCTCAATCACGAATACTTTCAAAAATCTCTTAGACTAAAGAAAGATCTCATCCATTTCACCAAAACGACCCTAGATATTTCCGAAGAATGCTCTAAATGGAAACAAAAAAACTTACCTATCGTATACAAGAGCGACATCCAGGGCGCCGACCTAGATCTTCTTTTGCACATTAAGAACGAGAAACTATTTCATATAAGCTGCGGACTCATTGAGATATCTAACAATGAATTTGGACTCTTGTTTGGCGAACTAATGGAGTTTTTTACGAAGACTCACAGGTCTGTGGTAATTGCTCCAGATGGCATAATATATAAAATGACGGAACATTCTAAAATAGAAAATATAATAGAAAAAAATTACAACTATGTAGATATTTTCTTCATACGCGATTTTGAAAATTCTGGTTGGTACCATAGCCGACCAATTCTTTAG
- a CDS encoding ferritin-like domain-containing protein: protein MEFTDLSQAAVAVLETADARAKAALGRRAAAAWRSGALPLAHSVSPPDRPGRPPEPPLLPPRRVKKRKITSETRGRIALLHALAHIELNAVDLAWDAVVRFPDAGFPRAYVDDWVRVGDEESKHFLLIADRLEELGSRYGALPAHDGLWQAAVETADDPLARQAVVPLVLEARGLDVTPPMIAKLREVGDDASADILQIIHDDEIGHVAVGKRWFDHLCDARGLEPVSTWQTIVRARFRGGVKPPFNIPSREAAGFDAAFYGPLGEEYLAGQRQGRNEAAE, encoded by the coding sequence ATGGAGTTCACCGATCTCAGTCAGGCCGCCGTCGCCGTGCTCGAAACGGCCGATGCCCGGGCCAAGGCGGCGCTGGGCCGACGGGCCGCCGCGGCATGGCGATCGGGTGCGCTTCCTCTTGCCCATTCGGTGTCCCCGCCGGACCGGCCCGGCCGCCCACCTGAGCCGCCGCTGCTGCCGCCCCGGCGGGTGAAGAAGCGCAAGATCACCTCCGAGACGCGCGGCCGCATCGCCCTGCTGCACGCCCTGGCGCATATCGAGCTGAACGCCGTCGACCTGGCGTGGGACGCGGTGGTGCGCTTCCCCGATGCCGGGTTCCCACGCGCCTATGTGGACGACTGGGTGCGGGTAGGGGACGAGGAATCCAAGCATTTCCTGCTGATCGCCGACCGGCTGGAGGAGCTCGGCTCGCGCTACGGTGCGCTGCCGGCCCATGACGGGTTGTGGCAGGCCGCGGTGGAGACGGCGGACGATCCGCTGGCCCGCCAGGCGGTGGTGCCGCTGGTGCTGGAGGCGCGCGGCCTCGATGTCACCCCGCCGATGATCGCCAAGCTGCGCGAGGTCGGCGACGATGCCTCCGCCGACATCCTCCAGATCATCCACGACGACGAGATCGGCCATGTGGCGGTGGGCAAGCGCTGGTTCGACCATCTCTGTGACGCCCGCGGACTGGAGCCGGTCTCGACCTGGCAGACGATCGTGCGCGCCCGGTTCCGGGGCGGGGTGAAGCCGCCCTTCAACATCCCTTCCCGCGAGGCGGCGGGGTTCGACGCGGCGTTCTACGGCCCGCTCGGCGAAGAATATCTCGCCGGGCAACGCCAGGGTCGCAACGAGGCGGCGGAATGA
- a CDS encoding DUF3429 domain-containing protein, which produces MATLTDIPVPARLLGFGGAIPFVAGAVGVWVLDTPWDWVVLNAQVYYGCAILAFLGAVHWGRALGSGLDGEALWRPLAWSVTPALLAWVAALAKPDLAIVLLVGGLVAAYLIDRSATAQGWFPGWYGILRKYLSAIAVASLGASLVKVMA; this is translated from the coding sequence ATGGCGACCCTCACAGACATCCCCGTTCCCGCCCGCCTGCTCGGCTTCGGCGGCGCGATCCCCTTCGTCGCCGGCGCCGTCGGCGTGTGGGTGCTGGACACCCCCTGGGACTGGGTGGTGCTGAACGCGCAGGTCTATTACGGCTGCGCGATCCTGGCCTTCCTCGGCGCGGTGCATTGGGGCCGGGCGCTCGGCAGCGGACTTGACGGCGAGGCGCTGTGGCGGCCGTTGGCCTGGAGCGTCACGCCCGCCCTGCTGGCCTGGGTCGCCGCCCTCGCCAAGCCGGACCTGGCGATCGTGCTGCTGGTGGGCGGTCTGGTGGCGGCCTATCTGATCGACCGCTCCGCCACCGCCCAGGGCTGGTTTCCCGGCTGGTACGGGATCCTGCGGAAATATCTGTCGGCCATCGCCGTGGCGAGCCTGGGGGCCAGTCTGGTGAAGGTGATGGCCTAG